Proteins encoded by one window of Gordonia jinghuaiqii:
- a CDS encoding biotin-dependent carboxyltransferase family protein has product MTAVTVLATGPLATVQDLGRPGFAHLGVPTSGGADRGALTLANRLVGNDESAATIETTLGGLRICTDGDVLVAVTGADTEVLHNGTPAGLAAALVLRAGDELALAPPTWGLRNYVAVRGGIDVDPVLGSRSTDSLSGLGPSALTVGTRLPVGDAAGDWPPTSSAPPNSAHPRVVALECHRGPRADQLAAPETLGEDIWVVGADSNRVGVRLDRADGSSVPLLLHRDDVDELRSEGIAHGSVQVPPSGRPVIFLADHPVTGGYPVVAVLTAAAVDLAAQLVPGSKIRFRVR; this is encoded by the coding sequence ATGACCGCGGTGACAGTGCTCGCGACCGGCCCTCTCGCGACCGTCCAGGACCTCGGCCGACCGGGCTTTGCGCACCTCGGCGTCCCCACGTCGGGCGGAGCGGACCGCGGTGCACTCACCCTGGCCAACCGCCTCGTCGGCAACGACGAGTCGGCGGCGACCATCGAGACGACACTCGGCGGTTTGCGGATATGCACCGATGGTGACGTGCTGGTCGCGGTGACGGGTGCCGACACCGAGGTGCTCCACAACGGCACCCCGGCCGGTCTCGCGGCGGCGCTGGTGCTGCGGGCCGGTGACGAACTGGCGCTCGCCCCGCCCACCTGGGGTCTGCGCAACTACGTGGCGGTGCGCGGCGGGATCGACGTCGACCCGGTGCTCGGTTCGCGATCCACCGACTCGTTGTCGGGGCTGGGACCGTCTGCCCTGACCGTCGGCACGCGGCTGCCCGTCGGTGATGCGGCGGGCGATTGGCCGCCCACGTCGTCGGCGCCGCCGAACAGCGCGCATCCGCGCGTGGTGGCGCTCGAGTGCCATCGCGGGCCGCGCGCCGACCAGCTCGCGGCGCCGGAGACCCTCGGCGAGGACATCTGGGTGGTCGGCGCCGACAGCAACCGCGTCGGCGTCCGCCTCGACCGGGCCGACGGCTCGTCCGTGCCGCTGCTGCTCCACCGCGATGACGTCGACGAGCTTCGCTCGGAGGGCATCGCGCACGGTTCGGTACAGGTTCCGCCGAGCGGCCGGCCGGTGATCTTTCTCGCCGACCACCCCGTGACCGGCGGCTATCCGGTGGTCGCGGTCCTCACCGCGGCCGCTGTCGACCTCGCTGCGCAGCTCGTGCCCGGATCGAAGATCCGATTTCGGGTGCGCTGA
- a CDS encoding 5-oxoprolinase subunit B family protein: MRELPAGPDAVVLDFSADEAPSAAVLDATLALRDALDRGELVDVADLVPSAHTLLVQARPGHGVDELGVRRALHRRRTAAARAVDAAGEIVVPVIYDGDDLADVAAALAVTIGEVVDLHCRTRWRVQFMGFAPGFGYLVAEDASPHPFDAVGRRCEARTRVPEGAVAIAAGYSAVYPKPSPGGWQLLGRTDVRLWDETADPPALFATGRVVRFVDAGSFDG, translated from the coding sequence ATGCGTGAGCTGCCGGCGGGCCCGGATGCGGTGGTCCTCGACTTCTCGGCGGACGAGGCCCCGTCGGCCGCGGTGCTCGACGCCACGCTCGCCCTGCGTGATGCTCTCGACCGCGGGGAGCTGGTCGATGTCGCCGATCTGGTACCGAGCGCACACACCCTTCTGGTGCAGGCGCGGCCCGGACACGGCGTCGACGAGCTCGGCGTCCGCCGGGCGCTGCATCGGCGACGCACCGCCGCCGCCCGTGCCGTCGACGCCGCCGGCGAGATCGTCGTGCCGGTGATCTACGACGGTGATGATCTCGCGGATGTGGCTGCGGCACTGGCCGTTACGATCGGCGAGGTGGTCGACCTGCACTGCCGTACACGATGGCGCGTGCAGTTCATGGGTTTTGCCCCCGGCTTCGGTTATCTCGTCGCCGAGGACGCCTCACCGCACCCGTTCGACGCCGTGGGTCGACGCTGCGAGGCTCGTACGCGTGTGCCCGAAGGCGCCGTCGCCATCGCCGCGGGGTACAGCGCCGTCTATCCCAAGCCCAGCCCCGGCGGGTGGCAGTTGTTGGGCCGCACCGATGTTCGGCTGTGGGATGAGACCGCGGACCCGCCGGCACTGTTCGCCACCGGACGGGTGGTGCGCTTCGTCGACGCGGGGAGCTTCGACGGATGA